The Desulfomonilia bacterium genome segment ATGTGGAGACAGGAGCTGTATCGGACATCCTTGAAAAACTTCCGGAGCCCAAACCGGCTTATACAACTGTGGCCACTGTAATCAAAGTCCTTGAACGGAAAGGATATGTTGCCCACAGAACATACGGCAAAACAAATGTGTATTATGCCCTGGTAAGCAGGAAGGAATACGCCGGCGATATAATCAGGGAGGCATATACAGGCCTTTTCAACTCATCACTTAATCAGCTCGTATCCCCATTTATTAAAAACAGGGATATAAGCATTACCGAACTTGAAGAGCTGAAAAAGATGCTCGAATCTGAAATTGAAAAACACAGGAAATAAAATGGCACTTATCCGATACATTATTACAGCAACTGCCTTACTCAGTATTTCCTACCTTGTTTTCAGGCTTGTATATCATAACCGAAAGGAATTCGGGCAGCAAAGGATCTTCCTCCTGTTAATACTGGCATTCTCATTGACATTACCCCTTTCCGGATTCCGTCTTGATCCTTCTGTCTTTCAGCCGAAAACAAAAATCAACGCAACAGAAAACGTGCGAAGTTACAGCGGTTTTAATAACGAAACAGTTCTCCGGGGAAACCAAATGGAATTTTCTTTAAATACCAGCACTGTCATGGCCATATTTCATCCCGGGCCATCCGGGACTCACACAATCAGC includes the following:
- a CDS encoding BlaI/MecI/CopY family transcriptional regulator, producing the protein MKEITKAQEEVLKAIWDVETGAVSDILEKLPEPKPAYTTVATVIKVLERKGYVAHRTYGKTNVYYALVSRKEYAGDIIREAYTGLFNSSLNQLVSPFIKNRDISITELEELKKMLESEIEKHRK